In Mycolicibacter virginiensis, the DNA window GGGCGATCCTGGGACGCCGCCGCGCACTAGGCGTCGCCTCATCGGCGGTGGCCGGTGTCAGCCCCGAACGCTATAATCGAACGTATGTTCGAACGGTCGTCGCGGGTTCCGTCTCCGGAGTCGGTGGCGCGGCTTCGTGAGCGGTTCCAGCGGCGGTACCCCTCGGTGACGCCGGAGTCGGCGGTGTTGGTGGATCGGGTTTGTGTGTCGGCGCGGGCGGAGAATCGGGCGGCGGCGGCGCAGTTGGTGGCGATCGGGGAGTTGTTCGCGCTGCGGTTGAGCTGCTGTGGTGAGACCAAAGAGTGGGCGGTCGATACCGAGGCGGCGGTGGCTGCGGAGGTGGCGGCGGCGTTGCGGATCAGCCAGGGGCTGGCGGCTAGTCGGTTGCACTATGCCCGGGTCATGCGTGAGGAGTTGCCGCAGGTGGCCGAGGTGTTCAAGGCCGGCGATATCGATATGCGGTTGTTTCAGACGATCGTGTATCGCACCGGGTTGATCACCGACCGGGAGTTGCTGGGGGTCGTTGATGGGCAGTTGGCGGCGCAGGTGGGTCGGTGGCCGTCGCTGACCAAGAGTCGGTTGGCGGCCAAGATCGACAAGATCGTGGCCCAGGCCGACGCTGATGCGGTGCGCCGCCGCAAAGAACGCCAAGCCGAGCGTGAGGTCGGCTTCAGTGATCAGGAGGGCGGGATCACCGAGATCTATGGCAGCCTGTTCACCACCGATGCCCGTGCCCTGGACAAGGCCTTGGATGCGTTGGCGGCCACGGTGTGTGAGCACGATCCCCGCACGCGTGTTCAGCGGCGTGCCGATGCGATGGGGGCGTTGGCGGCCCGCGCCGATCGGCTGGGTTGCCGCTGCGGGCGCCCGGACTGCGCGGCGGGCGGTCGGGCGGCGGCCTCGCCGGTGCTGATTCATGTGATCGCCGAGCGGGCCACCGTCGACGGGACCGGTGATGCACCGGGTTCGTTGGTCGGGGCCGATGGGCTGATCCCGCCGGAGTTGATCGCCGAGCTCGCCCGGTCGGCCCGGTTGGTGTCGTTGGTGCATCCCGGCGATGCTCCACCGGAGCCCGGTTATGTGCCGTCGAAGGCGTTGGCGGATTTTGTGCGGTGCCGGGATATGACGTGTCGCTGGCCCGGTTGTGACTGCCCGGCGCTCGACTGCGATCTGGACCATACGATTGCCTACGGTGACGGTGGGCCCACGCATGCGTCGAATCTCAAATGTTATTGCCGTACCCATCATTTGGTGAAGACGTTTTGGGGGTGGCGGGATCAGCAGCTGCCTGATGGCACGGTGATCCTGACTTCGCCGGCGGGGTGCACGTACGTCAGCACCCCGGGCAGTTCGTGGCTGTTCCCGCACTTGTGCGCACCCACCGGGGAGCTGCCAGCACCCAAGCCACGTGTCGATGACCGCTGTGGGGATCGGACCGCGATGATGCCCCGCCGACGGCGTACCCGTGCCCAACACCGCGCGGCCCGTATCGCTACCGAACGCAACCAGAACCGCAAAGCCCGCCAAGCCCGACGCGCCGCATTCGACGCCGTCTGGTTCCCCAAACTCGCCCCCGCCGCAGACGACGACCCACCACCCTTCTAACGGTGGTCAGGCGGCAGTCTGTTGGTGCAACGTAAGTCGCCAGGCGTCGCCCGCCGGGTGTACACGCTGGTGACCAGGGCAACGTAAGTGGGCTGATCTCCGCGTTGCGACGTCGAGCGATAGGTGACGATGCCAACGTCGGGCACCGGCATGAGCACGTGGATATCGCTGAGCTCAAAGGATGACCACGGCTCGCCGCCCATGGACGCGATGACGGCATCGCGGTCAAAAATCGACATGCCGCCTGGGAACACCATCGCGATGTCATCGTCGAGGACCTCCCGGTAGAAGTCCGCGGCGGCTTCACCGCGCGTCGCGAGCGCCTCCCACCCGCGTTGCTCCAGCGCAATCAGTTCTTCCGAAGTCGTCATCGACCGGCCTCCTCGCCGGTATCGACGGTACTGAAAATCCGGGTCGGCCAGCCATCAAGGCCGTCACGAGCCGCGGTTCAGGATCCTGGTCGCGTCCTGAACCATCTGCGCCACGATGGCACCCGCGGGCACCACGTCGTGGATGAGGCCGACGGCCTCGCCGATCAGGATGTGCGCGATGTCGAAGTCCGCCGCGGCGAGTCCGGCCTCAAAGGCGGCGATGGCCTCGGGCAGGCTGGCCAGCAAGCGGCTGTCGTCGCCGTGCCAGCTCTGCAGGAACGTGTTGACCAGCGCCCGCTCGTCGTAGTGGGCAGGCCAATCGAGTTGTCGCACAAGGTCGTAGACGCGGGTGCGGATGGTGTCCTCGCCGCTGGCTCGGATGGCGCGCTCGTGTGCACCGGGCGACACGAGTGCCTCGGTGGCGGCCCAGAACCGCGTGCCGACCAGGACACCGTCGGCGCCCAGGGCCAGCGCCGCGGCCACCCCACGGCCGTCGGCGATACCACCGGCGGCCAGTACGAATGTTTCCGGCGAGTGCTCGGCCACCAGGTCTACGACGGCCGGGACAAACGTCATAGTCGAGCCGCCCGACATTCCGTGGCCACCGGCCTCGGCGCCTTGGGCCACGATGGCCTTCGCGCCCGCCCGCAGCGCAGCCTGCGCCTGGTCCAGGGTCTGCACCTGGCAGATCAGCGGAACGCCCGCGTCGCGGATGTCTGCGGCGAACGCCTCGGGATCACCGAAGGACAGCATGATCGCCGCCGGGTTCCGGTTGAGTGCGACGTCGAGGACCTCCGGTGCGCGGGCCAGGCTCCAGGTGATGAATCCGCAGCCGACGCGAGCGTCGCCGGCGGCATCGAACTCGCGCTGCACCCAGTCAGGGTCGCCGTAACCCCCGCCGAGCAGACCGAGCCCACCGGCATGGGTGACCGCCGCCGCGAGCCGGCCACCGGCCGCCTGCGCCATGGGCGCCAGCATGATCGGGTGTTCGATACCGAAGAAGTCGGTGAGGCGGTTGCGCAGCGACATCGCGAGGCCTCCTTCGGATCAGCGCCGCGCCGGCAGGGGAGAGTGATACCCGGCCATCGTGTAGAGCACGGGCGCAGCCGTGCGGGCGGCCACCACCCCGTAGGCGTCCTCCTGCTGCACCTCGAACACCTCGGGATCTCCGAAGCCCCGGTCGATGCGGTCCCGGATGAACGCCAGCCGAACCACCTGGACGGCGAACTTCTTAACCGCCTTGCCCGCGGGCCGCCCACCGATGCGGGTGGCCTCGCGGATCGCGAGCTTGCGCGTGCGGATCGATCCCAGCCAGGTCGCCTCGTTGGCGCTGATCAGGCCGCCGGCCACCATGCCGGGCAGCTTGCTGGCTACCAGCTGCTGCTCATGCCGACGGCTCAGCATGCCCAGCAGCACCATCAGCAGGAACACCGGAACCAACCAGAACACGTAGGTCACCAGGAAGAGCTGCCCGCCTCCCATGGCCAGTGAGGCGTTCCACGAGGCGTGCATCGCCACCGCGGCCAGGTAGCCGATCAGGATCACGATGGCCTTCGACCAGAATCCGTGACGGCGCAGCGCGAAGAACACCCCGATTCCGGTCATCGTGGTGAACAGCGGGTGGGCGAACGGACCGAAGATCAGCCGGGCGATGGCCACCGCGGCCATCTTTGCCGGTGACTCGGCCGGCGCGATGTAGACGATGTCCTCCATCCAGGCGAAACCCACCGCCACGACGCCCGCATAGACCATGCAGTCGGTCAGCGAGTTCAGCGCCAGCCGTCGGCGCCCGGTCAGCATGACCAGCAGAAACAGGCCCTTCGCGGCCTCCTCGATGAACGGCGCCTGGATGGCCGCCATGTCGAAGGCCTTCGACACCAGAGGCCGTACCGTGGCGACCGAGGACCCGAAGGTCTCCAGCCCGACCGCCAGCACCACGGCCACCGATGCGCCCCACAAGAACGCCAGTTGCAACAGCCGGCGCGGCTCGGGCTCCCAGCGGTCCAGCCAGCGATAGCACAACAGCACCACCAGCATCGACATGCTCGCCAGTACCAGCGCTGTCAGAGTTCCGCCCGGGTTTGCCGCGGTGAACAGCAGCAACAGGAACACGGTGAGGACGGCGAGCAGGACGATCACGATGAGCGGCGCTCCGACCCTTCGCCGGTTCCGCATCTGAGGCATAGCGAGGGAGCGTAGTCACCGGTTTGTCCAGCGTGCAACGCGTCGAGTAGCCTCAACAGGTAGTCCTCGACTAGTCCTAGACCAGATCGCGGGCGACCGCATGCGCAGCATGCGTGATAACACCTGAGTCCCTACTACGCCAAAATGTCCGGAGCAACCCAACACATGCCAAGTCCCACCGTCACCTCGCCGCAAGTAGCCGTCAACGACATCGGCTCGGCCGAGGACTTTCTCGCCGCCATCGACAAAACGATCAAGTACTTCAACGATGGCGACATCGTCGAGGGGACGATCGTCAAGGTTGACCGGGACGAGGTCCTGCTCGACATCGGTTACAAGACCGAAGGGGTCATCCCCTCCCGCGAACTGTCCATCAAGCACGACGTCGACCCCCACGAGGTGGTGTCCGTCGGTGATGAGGTCGAGGCCCTGGTCCTGACCAAAGAGGACAAAGAGGGTCGTCTGATCCTGTCCAAGAAGCGCGCCCAGTACGAGCGCGCCTGGGGCACGATCGAAGAGCTCAAGGAGAAGGACGAGGCCGTCAAGGGCACCGTCATCGAGGTCGTCAAGGGCGGCCTGATCCTCGACATCGGCCTGCGCGGCTTCCTGCCGGCCTCGCTGGTGGAGATGCGCCGGGTCCGCGACCTGCAGCCCTACATCGGCAAAGAGATCGAAGCCAAGATCATCGAGCTGGACAAGAACCGCAACAACGTGGTGCTGTCCCGTCGTGCCTGGCTGGAGCAGACCCAGTCCGAGGTGCGCAGCGAGTTCCTCAACCAGCTGCAGAAGGGCGCCGTCCGCAAGGGTGTCGTCTCCTCGATCGTCAACTTCGGCGCGTTCGTCGACCTGGGCGGTGTGGACGGCCTGGTGCACGTCTCCGAGCTGTCCTGGAAGCACATCGACCACCCGTCCGAGGTTGTTCAGGTGGGCGACGAGGTCACCGTCGAGGTGCTCGACGTCGACATGGACCGCGAGCGGGTTTCGCTGTCGCTCAAGGCCACTCAGGAAGACCCGTGGCGCCACTTCGCCCGCACCCACGCGATCGGTCAGATCGTCCCGGGCAAGGTCACCAAGCTGGTGCCGTTCGGTGCGTTCGTCCGCGTCGAGGAGGGCATCGAGGGTCTGGTGCACATCTCCGAGCTGGCTGAGCACCACGTCGAGGTCCCGGACCAGGTTGTTGCCGTCGGCGACGACGCCATGGTCAAGGTCATCGACATCGACCTGGACCGCCGCCGGATCTCGCTGAGCCTCAAGCAGGCCAACGAGGACTACACCGAGGAGTTCGACCCCTCGAAGTACGGCATGGCCGACAGCTACGACGAGCAGGGCAACTACATCTTCCCCGAGGGCTTCGACGCCGAGACCAACGAGTGGATCGAAGGTTTCGACAAGCAGCGCACCGAGTGGGAGGCCCGCTACGCCGAGGCCGAGCGTCGTCACAAGATGCACACCGCGCAGATGGAGAAGTTCGCCGCTGCCGAGCACGCCGAGCCGCGCTCGGGTGCCAACGGTTCGCACCGCGACGAGGCTCCGGCCGGCGGTTCGCTGGCCAGCGACGAGCAGCTCGCCGCACTGCGGGAGAAGCTCGCCGGTAACAGCGCTTAAGTCGCGCCCAAGCGTGCTGAAGGGGCGCAGATGCTGCGTATCGGTCTGACCGGCGGTATCGGCGCCGGTAAGTCGACGGTGTCGGCTACCTTCAGCCGCCACGGCGGCGTCATCGTTGACGGTGACGTCATCGCCCGTGAAGTCGTGGAGCCCGGTACCGAAGGCCTCGCCAAATTGGTCGAGGCCTTCGGGCCGGGCATCCTGCTTCCGGACGGAGCTTTGGACCGTCCGGCGCTGGCCGCGATCGCGTTCAGTGACGACGACAAGCGGGCCACCCTCAACGGCATCGTGCATCCGCTGGTGGCGCAACGCCGTTCGGAGCTGATCGCCGCAGCCGGCACGGATGCCGTGATCGTCGAGGACATTCCGCTGCTGGTCGAGTCGCAGATGGCCCCGCTTTTCCCGCTGGTGGTCGTGGTGCACGCCGAGGTAGAGACTCGGGTGGCCCGGCTGACCGAGATCCGCGGCATGTCGGAGGACGACGCGCGGGCCCGGATTGCCGCGCAGGCCACCGAGCCGCAGCGGCGCGACGTCGCCGACGTCTGGCTGGACAACTCCGGCAGCCCGGAAGATTTGGCCGCCAAAGCACTTGAGTTGTGGGAGCAGCGCATCCTGCCGTTCGCACACAACCTCACCACCCGACAGACGGTGCCGTCCCCGACACAGCTGATGCCGGCCGACCCGACCTGGCCGGATCAGGCGCAGCGCATCTTGGCCCGGCTGCGCACCACCTGTGGTCACCGGGCGCTCCGCGTCGATCACATCGGATCCACCGCGGTTGCCGGACTGGACGCCAAAGACGTCATCGACGTGCAGGTCACGGTCGAATCCCTGGCGGTGGCCGACGAACTGGCCGAGGCATTGCTGGCCGCCGGATACCCACGGCGCGAAGCGATCACCGCCGACAACGGCAAGCCCGACGCCCGCAGCACCGTCGCGGAGTTCGATCACACCGATGACCCGGCCTTGTGGCAGAAGCGGTTTCACGCCTCTGCCGACCCGGGTCGGGCCACCAATGTGCACATCCGGGTCGCGGGCTGGCCCAATCAGCAGTTCGCCCTGCTGTTTCCGGCCTGGCTGTCCGCCGACGCCGAGGCTCGGGCCGACTATCTGGCGATCAAGCGCGAGGCCGAACGCGCGGCGGTCGACGGCGACATCGACGCGTACTGCGACGTCAAGGAACCGTGGTTCGACACCGCCTACCGGCGGGCGTGGGCCTGGGCCGACGACACCGGGTGGCGGCCCTAGAAGGGTTTACCGGCGCCCTAGGCCATGCTGCTGATCAGCGCGCCGCACAGCATCGCGCCGGTGTGGGGGTCGTTGGTGTTGCCCCAGGTGTTGACGAAGCGCTCGCTCTTGACCGTGGTGACGTCGTCGACCTTGATCTCGCAATGCACGGTCGCGGTGGTCGGGAAGCGCAGCCGGATCACCATGCCGGCCTTGCTGGGGTCGCTCATCACGGTGTTGGCCTCGAACGGGGTTCCGAACGCATCCAGGTCCGCGCTGGAGGTCTCGGTGTCGTTGCGCATGAACGTGACCACGTTGCCGCTGGACCAGGCGTCGACCTTCGCGATGTAGGTGACATTGTGCAGCTCGTCTTCGGCGGCGGCCGGCGCTGGGATCAGCTGACCACACCCCAGCACGGCTGCGGTGGTGGCAACGACGACACCGATTCGCAGTTTGGCGTTCATATCAGCGGAGTTTAGCGCGGTCGGGGCAATGGCCCTCGGGCATAGTGCGCGTCACAGTCCGTGCGCCGGAGAGATCGGAATCACAAAATTTGCATGGCGCGCAAAGTTTGCATTGTGTGCAATGATTTCCGGGTGGATGCGCCGCAGGTCAGCTCGCTGAGAGAACGCCGGCGGCGCGAAACCGAGGCGGCCATCCACCGCGCGGCGGTCGAGTTGATCGCCGAGCAGGGCTACGACGCGGTGACCGTCCCGATGATCAGCGAGCGGGCCGGCGTCTGTGTACGCACCTTCTTCAACTATTTCCCGAACAAGGAAACGTCGGTGGTGCTGCCGTTTCCGCCGTTCGACCCGGCGCTCAGCGCCGTGGTGCGGAGTGGTCCGGGCGCAGAACGTCTGATGGCCGACGTGGCCGAACTGGTGATCAATCACATCGAGGTCCATACCTCGAACTCGGTGGGCCTCGCGACGCTGCTGCGGATGATCTGCGAGATCCCGGAGCTGCTCCGGTTACACACCGCCGAATTGGCCGAGCTGGAAACGCAGCTCGTCGAGCTGATCGCCCAGCGACTCCAGTTGCCCAGCGACGATCGGCGCGTCGAAGTCGTCGCCAGCGCGGTGATGGCGACGGCGAACACCGGCATCCAGCGCTGGTCGCGCGACCCGGAGGCCGGCTCGTTGTCGGACGAGGTCCGGCGCTGTGTGAGCTTGCTGGAACCCCTGCAACACCTTTAGAGCCCCCTGGGCCAACCGCGAAAGCGAAAGGGAAAGAACATTTTTGACTTCGTGAAGCGCGCCTGGATTCCGATGGTCGTGGTCCTGGTGGGCACGCTGGCAGCTTTTGCGGGTTTTCGTATCCATGCGGTGATGGCGCCCAAACCCGCGTCGACCGCCTTCATCGACGAGTCCAGACCCGTGATCCCCAAAGACGTCATCTACGAAGTGTTCGGACCCGAGGGGACGGTTGGCCAGGTGAACTACCTCGACGAGAACTCGCAGCCGCAGCGCGCCGATTTCACGACCTTGCCGTGGTCGTTCACGATCTCCACCAAGCTGACGTCCATCTTCGCCAACGTGGTCGCCCAGGGCGACAGCAGCTCGATCGGCTGCCGGATCACCGTCAACGGCGAGGTGCGCGACGAGCAGACGATCGACACCCATAACGCTCAGGTCTTCTGTCTGGTGAAGTCGGCATGAGCGACACCGACACCGTCACCCATTCCCGCGTCGCGCGGTTCATTCACCGCGTGCCGCTCCTGGTCGTGGTGGCGTGGCTGGCGCTCACCGTCGTCGTCAACGTCGTTGTGCCGCAGCTCGAAGAGGTCGGCAAGGCACATTCGGTGTCCTTGGCGGCCAAGGACGCCCAGTCCTACCAGGCGATCAAGAAGCAGGGCGCCAACTTCGAGCAGTTCGACTCCGACAGCATGGTGATGGTCCTGCTGGAGGGCGACGAACCGCTCGGCGAGCAGGCGCGCACCTACTACCACGGCTTGGTGGAGAAGCTGCGGGCCGACACCGAGCACGTCGAGTACGTGCAGGACTTCTGGGGTGACCGGATCACCGCCGGAGGCGCCCAGAGCATGGATGACAAGGCCGCCTACGTGCAGCTGAACCTGGTCGGCGACCAGGGCACCACCACCGGCAAGGAATCGGTGCAGTCGGTGCGCGACATCGTCGACGGCAGTTCGCCGCCGCCCGGCCTGCACGTCTATGTGACCGGTCAGGCCGCGCTGACGATGGACATGAACGACGCCGGCGACGAGAGCATGCTCAAGATGACGGCGATCACCTTCGTGGTGATCACGGTCATGCTGCTGCTGATCTACCGCTCGATCGCGACGGTGCTGCTGATCTTGTTCACCGTCTTCGTCGAGCTGGGAGCGGCGCGCGGGATCGTGGCCGTTCTGGGCCACTTCGAGATCATGGGGCTGTCCACGTTCGCGGTGAGCCTGTTGACTTCGCTGGCGATCGCGGCCGGTACCGACTACGCGATCTTCTTCATCGGCCGCTATCAGGAGGCCAGGGCGGCGGGCCAAGACCGCATCACCGCGTACTTCACCACCTACCACAGTGTTTCGCATGTGGTGCTGGGCTCGGGTCTGACGATTGCCGGCGCCACGTTCTGCCTGAAGTTCACCCGGCTGCCGTACTTCGCATCCATGGGTGTGCCGTGTGCGGTCGGCATGCTGGTCGTGGTTGCCGCGGCAATGACGATCACCCCCGCGGTTCTGTTGCTGGGCACTCGATTCGGCCTGCTGGAGTCCAAGCGGAAACTCTCGGCGCGGGGCTGGCGCCGGATCGGGACCGCGATCGTGCGGTGGCCCGGGCCGATCTTCGTGGTGACCATGATCGTCGCCCTGATCGGGATCGGCGTGCTGCCGTCGTACTCCGTGAACTACAACGACCAGTACTACATCCCCAAGAGCCTGCCGTCGATTCAGGGCTACGAGGCGTCGTATCGACACTTCTCCAAGGCCCGGATGAACCCCGACATCGTGCTCGTCGAGACCGACCAGGACCTGCGGACGCCGGGCAACATGCTGGTACTGGATCGGATCGCGAAGAACATCTTCCGCCTCGACGGAATCGACAAGGTACAGAGCATCACTCGGCCGCTGGGGGCGCCGATCGACCACAGCTCGGTGCCGTTTCAGCTGAGCATGCAGTCGGTGCCCATCACCGAGAACCTCGACTACCTCAAGGGCCGGATGGCCGACATGCTGCACATGACCGATCAACTCGGTTCGATGATCGAGATCATGGAGCGCATGCACGCTCTGATGTCGGAGCAGGCCGGAGTCACCCACGACATGGTGGGCCACACCACCGAGATGAAGCAGGTCACCGATGAAATGCGGGACCACATGGCTGATTTCGACGACTTCTGGCGTCCGATGCGCAACTACTTCTACTGGGAGCCGCACTGCTCGGGTATCCCGATGTGCTGGTCATTGCGGTCGATCTTCGACGGGCTCGACGGTGTCGACAATCTCAGCGACAAGATGACGGCGATGCTGGGCGACCTGGAGCACATGGACACCCTGATGCCGCAGATGGTGTCGCAGCTGCCGCCGATGATCGCCATTTCCAAGGACATCCGCGAAACGATGCTGACGATGTACAGCACTTTCAACGGGATGATCAACCAGATGGCGCGGATGACCGACACCGCGACCGTCATGGGGCAGGCCTTCGACGCGGCGAAGAACGACGACTTCTTCTATCTGCCGCCGGAAGCCTTCGACAACGCCGACTTCCAGAAGGGCCTCAAGTTGATGGTCTCGCCGGACGGGAAGTCCGCGCAGATCATCGTCACCCACGAGGGCGACCCGGCCGGCAACGCGGCGCTTTCCAAGACCGAGGAGGAGCTGACCGCGGCCAAGGCGGCGATCAAGGGCACTCCGCTGCAGGGAGCCCGGGTCTACATCGGCGGCACGGCGCCGACCTATCACGACATCGGCGAGTTCTTGCGATACGACATGATGCTGGCGGTGATGGCATCGCTGTGCCTGATCATGATCATCATGCTGGTGCTGACCCGCAGCCTCGTCGCGGCCGCGGTGATCGTCGGAACGATCGCAGTCTCCCTGGGCTCGTCGTTCGGGCTGTCGGTCCTGATCTGGCAACACATCCTCGGCCTGCAGCTGCACTGGTTCGTGCTGCCGTTCACCGTGATCATCCTGTTGGCGGTGGGATCGGACTACAACCTGCTACTGGTGTCCCGCTTCAAGGAAGAACTCGGCGCCGGGATGAATACCGCGATCATCCGCGGCGTCGGGGGATCGGGCAGCGTGGCCACCCAGGCGGGTCTGGTGTTCGCGTTCACCATGGGCGCAATGATCAGCAGTGACCTGGTCTCGATCGGACAGTCCGGGACCGCGATCTGCCTGGGCCTGCTGTTCGACACCTTCATCATCCGGGCGTTCATGACGCCGTCGATCGCGGCGCTGCTGGGCCGCTGGTTCTGGTGGCCGATCAAGGTGCTGCCCACCTCGTCGCTCACCCGCAATCGGCCGGCCGTGACCGGCCGCGGGGCCGGCCCCGCGGCCGACGACCCGGCGACTACCGAGATCCCGGTGGTGACCCCCTAAGCCCGTCGCTGACCGGCCAGGTCACCGGCATGCCCTGGCCGGCCAGCCATCGGTGCAGGTCGTAGCCGTGGCGGGCCAGGCCGTCGACGGCGGCCACCGCGCGTAGCACCGCGTGTTCGGCGTCGTGCTGACTCAGCAGGCCCTCGGCGACGGCGGCCATCAGCTCGTCGGTGTCGGCGAGCTCGACGCCGGATGCGGTGCGGACCACCAGATCCAGGTAGTGGTCCCGGGAGTGCCAGCGTTCCGGTCCGGCGGTGTACTCGCCGACGTCGAGGTAGAAGTCCTGGTCGCGTTCATAACCGGGGCTGAAATGGAAGACGGTCGCACGCAGACCCAGCGACGGCAGCAGCCAGGACTCCAGGTAGTGGAATTGGGCCCGGCCCGGGGTGGGGCGGGCCAGGTAGAGGCCCCACGGGTGCACCGTGTAGACGTCGACGGCGCGCACCACCCCTTTCGGGTCGGTGTTGGTGTAGCCGCGCAGGTCGAAGGTCTCTTCCTTGGGTGGATGCACCGCTGGCCGCCTCTCGCAGTCGGAGGCCCAGCCTATTGCCCGGCTCCTCCTCATCGCGCTGGCGCGCTCTGCATTGTCGCCGGGCGGGCCTACTCTGGCTTTCGTGGCCTTCGCAACCGAACACCCTATCGTCGCGCATTCGGAGTACCGGCCCGCCGCAGACGCCGTGGAAGGCATCGTCCGCGCCGGCGGCCGGTTCGATGTCGTCAGCGAGTTCCAGCCGGCCGGTGACCAGCCGGCCGCCATTGCCGACCTGGAACGTCGTATCACCTCGGGGGAGAAGGACGTGGTGCTGCTGGGCGCCA includes these proteins:
- a CDS encoding TetR family transcriptional regulator, which encodes MARKVCIVCNDFRVDAPQVSSLRERRRRETEAAIHRAAVELIAEQGYDAVTVPMISERAGVCVRTFFNYFPNKETSVVLPFPPFDPALSAVVRSGPGAERLMADVAELVINHIEVHTSNSVGLATLLRMICEIPELLRLHTAELAELETQLVELIAQRLQLPSDDRRVEVVASAVMATANTGIQRWSRDPEAGSLSDEVRRCVSLLEPLQHL
- a CDS encoding PrsW family intramembrane metalloprotease, whose protein sequence is MRNRRRVGAPLIVIVLLAVLTVFLLLLFTAANPGGTLTALVLASMSMLVVLLCYRWLDRWEPEPRRLLQLAFLWGASVAVVLAVGLETFGSSVATVRPLVSKAFDMAAIQAPFIEEAAKGLFLLVMLTGRRRLALNSLTDCMVYAGVVAVGFAWMEDIVYIAPAESPAKMAAVAIARLIFGPFAHPLFTTMTGIGVFFALRRHGFWSKAIVILIGYLAAVAMHASWNASLAMGGGQLFLVTYVFWLVPVFLLMVLLGMLSRRHEQQLVASKLPGMVAGGLISANEATWLGSIRTRKLAIREATRIGGRPAGKAVKKFAVQVVRLAFIRDRIDRGFGDPEVFEVQQEDAYGVVAARTAAPVLYTMAGYHSPLPARR
- a CDS encoding MmpS family transport accessory protein; amino-acid sequence: MVVVLVGTLAAFAGFRIHAVMAPKPASTAFIDESRPVIPKDVIYEVFGPEGTVGQVNYLDENSQPQRADFTTLPWSFTISTKLTSIFANVVAQGDSSSIGCRITVNGEVRDEQTIDTHNAQVFCLVKSA
- a CDS encoding nuclear transport factor 2 family protein, whose protein sequence is MTTSEELIALEQRGWEALATRGEAAADFYREVLDDDIAMVFPGGMSIFDRDAVIASMGGEPWSSFELSDIHVLMPVPDVGIVTYRSTSQRGDQPTYVALVTSVYTRRATPGDLRCTNRLPPDHR
- a CDS encoding HNH endonuclease signature motif containing protein, with product MFERSSRVPSPESVARLRERFQRRYPSVTPESAVLVDRVCVSARAENRAAAAQLVAIGELFALRLSCCGETKEWAVDTEAAVAAEVAAALRISQGLAASRLHYARVMREELPQVAEVFKAGDIDMRLFQTIVYRTGLITDRELLGVVDGQLAAQVGRWPSLTKSRLAAKIDKIVAQADADAVRRRKERQAEREVGFSDQEGGITEIYGSLFTTDARALDKALDALAATVCEHDPRTRVQRRADAMGALAARADRLGCRCGRPDCAAGGRAAASPVLIHVIAERATVDGTGDAPGSLVGADGLIPPELIAELARSARLVSLVHPGDAPPEPGYVPSKALADFVRCRDMTCRWPGCDCPALDCDLDHTIAYGDGGPTHASNLKCYCRTHHLVKTFWGWRDQQLPDGTVILTSPAGCTYVSTPGSSWLFPHLCAPTGELPAPKPRVDDRCGDRTAMMPRRRRTRAQHRAARIATERNQNRKARQARRAAFDAVWFPKLAPAADDDPPPF
- the rpsA gene encoding 30S ribosomal protein S1; this translates as MPSPTVTSPQVAVNDIGSAEDFLAAIDKTIKYFNDGDIVEGTIVKVDRDEVLLDIGYKTEGVIPSRELSIKHDVDPHEVVSVGDEVEALVLTKEDKEGRLILSKKRAQYERAWGTIEELKEKDEAVKGTVIEVVKGGLILDIGLRGFLPASLVEMRRVRDLQPYIGKEIEAKIIELDKNRNNVVLSRRAWLEQTQSEVRSEFLNQLQKGAVRKGVVSSIVNFGAFVDLGGVDGLVHVSELSWKHIDHPSEVVQVGDEVTVEVLDVDMDRERVSLSLKATQEDPWRHFARTHAIGQIVPGKVTKLVPFGAFVRVEEGIEGLVHISELAEHHVEVPDQVVAVGDDAMVKVIDIDLDRRRISLSLKQANEDYTEEFDPSKYGMADSYDEQGNYIFPEGFDAETNEWIEGFDKQRTEWEARYAEAERRHKMHTAQMEKFAAAEHAEPRSGANGSHRDEAPAGGSLASDEQLAALREKLAGNSA
- a CDS encoding NAD(P)H-dependent flavin oxidoreductase gives rise to the protein MSLRNRLTDFFGIEHPIMLAPMAQAAGGRLAAAVTHAGGLGLLGGGYGDPDWVQREFDAAGDARVGCGFITWSLARAPEVLDVALNRNPAAIMLSFGDPEAFAADIRDAGVPLICQVQTLDQAQAALRAGAKAIVAQGAEAGGHGMSGGSTMTFVPAVVDLVAEHSPETFVLAAGGIADGRGVAAALALGADGVLVGTRFWAATEALVSPGAHERAIRASGEDTIRTRVYDLVRQLDWPAHYDERALVNTFLQSWHGDDSRLLASLPEAIAAFEAGLAAADFDIAHILIGEAVGLIHDVVPAGAIVAQMVQDATRILNRGS
- the coaE gene encoding dephospho-CoA kinase, whose amino-acid sequence is MLRIGLTGGIGAGKSTVSATFSRHGGVIVDGDVIAREVVEPGTEGLAKLVEAFGPGILLPDGALDRPALAAIAFSDDDKRATLNGIVHPLVAQRRSELIAAAGTDAVIVEDIPLLVESQMAPLFPLVVVVHAEVETRVARLTEIRGMSEDDARARIAAQATEPQRRDVADVWLDNSGSPEDLAAKALELWEQRILPFAHNLTTRQTVPSPTQLMPADPTWPDQAQRILARLRTTCGHRALRVDHIGSTAVAGLDAKDVIDVQVTVESLAVADELAEALLAAGYPRREAITADNGKPDARSTVAEFDHTDDPALWQKRFHASADPGRATNVHIRVAGWPNQQFALLFPAWLSADAEARADYLAIKREAERAAVDGDIDAYCDVKEPWFDTAYRRAWAWADDTGWRP